From a region of the Nitrospira sp. genome:
- the bioD gene encoding dethiobiotin synthase codes for MKGGIFITGTDTGVGKTLVAATLALHLKKRGVSVGVMKPIETGVTAGGEARSDAARLRAVIESEEALGAIRPYSFELPVAPLAAARMEGQDINPGTIRKVYRLLSSRYDYMVVEGVGGVHVPITGRDDVMSLIKLLRLPVVIVGRSGLGGINHALLTIEALRRKQIHIIALVLNRTDSVRSALSRVQERSTLEILRKQAGVPLVGPLPYEPGMPGRFCPSAKHLARSAAIKKLAKLVLGFARRSR; via the coding sequence ATGAAAGGCGGGATCTTCATCACCGGCACCGATACCGGAGTTGGAAAGACACTCGTTGCGGCTACGCTCGCCCTTCATCTCAAAAAACGCGGGGTTTCGGTGGGCGTGATGAAACCCATTGAGACTGGGGTCACCGCAGGAGGAGAAGCCCGATCGGATGCCGCGCGGCTGCGAGCCGTCATTGAAAGCGAGGAGGCGCTAGGAGCGATCCGCCCCTACTCGTTCGAACTGCCGGTCGCTCCACTCGCCGCGGCCCGGATGGAGGGACAGGATATTAATCCAGGCACGATCAGAAAAGTCTATCGGCTCCTCTCCAGCCGATATGACTACATGGTGGTGGAGGGAGTCGGCGGGGTACATGTACCCATCACGGGCCGTGACGACGTCATGAGCTTGATCAAGCTCTTGCGGCTTCCGGTCGTGATCGTTGGCCGATCCGGATTGGGCGGGATCAATCATGCATTACTGACCATCGAGGCCCTTCGACGAAAGCAGATCCACATCATCGCCCTCGTCTTGAATCGGACCGACTCTGTCCGATCAGCCCTCTCCCGAGTTCAAGAGCGATCAACCCTTGAGATTCTCCGCAAACAGGCCGGTGTACCACTGGTCGGCCCGCTCCCATATGAACCCGGCATGCCGGGCCGTTTCTGTCCCTCAGCTAAGCATCTTGCCCGATCCGCTGCAATCAAGAAGCTGGCGAAGTTGGTGCTGGGATTCGCAAGACGAAGT
- a CDS encoding SDR family oxidoreductase: MESPTSSIFPVADRPTNAVVHSAALITGASGGIGRAISQAFGRIGWYVGVHYYRNKPAAEATLDGVVKAGGTGDIYCADIREAESIRRMIDTFANRSSGPLAFICNAGIGQSDLLVRHSEEIWDNVIATNLTGTFHCLRAIAPQLFVRGGGSIIVIGSHTGFHGATGQSAYATSKAGLIGLVRTAALEWGTQNIRVNLVLPGWQKTDLTEGLFPEEHGWPDHALRRPPAIEEVVGTIVHLAQLKDVSGQVWNCDSRHL, from the coding sequence ATGGAATCTCCGACATCGTCAATATTTCCTGTCGCGGACCGGCCGACCAACGCCGTTGTCCATTCGGCTGCACTGATCACTGGAGCCTCCGGAGGCATCGGTCGGGCCATCAGTCAGGCGTTTGGAAGGATCGGATGGTACGTCGGTGTTCATTACTATCGGAATAAACCAGCGGCGGAAGCGACCTTGGACGGCGTCGTCAAAGCCGGTGGAACCGGTGACATCTACTGTGCGGATATTCGAGAAGCCGAATCCATACGCCGCATGATCGACACTTTCGCCAATCGCTCGTCTGGTCCCCTGGCCTTCATCTGCAACGCAGGAATCGGACAAAGCGACTTGCTTGTGCGCCATTCAGAAGAAATCTGGGATAACGTCATCGCCACCAATCTCACGGGAACGTTCCACTGTCTGCGGGCGATTGCGCCGCAGTTGTTCGTTCGCGGTGGAGGCTCCATCATTGTCATCGGTTCCCACACAGGGTTCCATGGCGCGACCGGCCAGAGCGCATATGCAACCTCGAAGGCCGGATTGATCGGACTCGTCAGAACGGCCGCGCTGGAATGGGGCACACAGAATATTCGAGTGAATCTCGTACTACCGGGATGGCAGAAGACCGACTTGACCGAAGGCCTGTTTCCGGAAGAACACGGCTGGCCCGACCATGCGTTACGCCGTCCGCCGGCCATCGAAGAAGTCGTCGGTACCATCGTTCACTTGGCCCAACTCAAGGATGTATCGGGACAAGTGTGGAACTGCGACAGCAGACATCTTTGA